GCAGAGGGCGGAGGACGCGCGGAGCATTTTTCCTTTAATGCGTCGGGAGTTCAGTTCTCCAGCGGCCAGCGGTTGACCCACAGACCCCGCAGGCCCACTCGCCCGTAGATGTCCGGGGCGGCCCCACGCAGACCTGCACTCAGACTGGCCTGTTTGACGCGGTGGTGGGTCAGGTTGACCCAGCCGGATACCTGCAACATTCCCTCGGCGGCAGTGATGGCGGCTCGCTGAGACTGCTCGTCCTGGCCCAGTCCGGATAGCGCGGCTTCTACTTCGGCCAGCAGGGTCGCCGGCAACAGGCGACGAAACAGCAACTGCGGCGAGTGCATGGCGGTCCAGAACGAGAGCGCCGTGTCGGCCCCGGCCACCTCGCCCATCAGCACCAGGTCGGCGTGTTGGTCCAGCTGCCGCTCATCGTCCAGCCCGAAGACCTCCACGCTGATCTGCAGGCCCAACGCTGCGGCACGTGCCACCAGCCACTCGGCTTCGGCGCGGGCTTCGGGGTAGGGCAGCACATACAGCGTGAGCGGCGGCACGGGGAGCAGCGCATCCTCCAGCTGCCGCCGCGCCCGCTCCAGCGAACGCTCCCGCGCTGGGCGCTGCGCCGAGAACTCAGGGAAAAAGCTGGTCGCCAGCGGTTGAGCGGTGCGCCCCGTTTCCTGCCAGAAAGTCTGGACATCGTGCAGCTCAGCCAGTGCCAGACGCAGCGCCGGGTCATGGGCGGCAGGCCGCCGAGCATTCCAGATCAGGAACTGCACCCCGCGCTCCACCTCGGTGCGGGTCTGCGGCGGGATGGCCTCGGCGCCTTGCAGCTCGACCACTCCTCCCGCAGTTCCTGGCGGCGCATAGAAAAACTCGGCCTCGTCCAGCAGGGGGCGGCCCGCGTAGTGACCGTCAAAAGCCCGCAGGCGCAAACCGCCCGCAAAGGCGCTGAAGCAAAATGGCCCCGTGCCACACAACTCCATTCCCTGTGCTGGCGCGTCCGCCGGCTGAATCAGCAGCGGTGTCTGGGCCAGGCGGTGTGGCAGGAGCGGGTCAGGTCGGCATAACTTCAGCTGCAGTGTCCAGTCATCCAAAGCCGTCACGTCAGCCAGCCCAGGCAAGCTCCAGGCTGCTTCTGCCGTCACGCGGCGCAGAGTGAAAGCGGCGTCCTCAGCAGTCAATCGCCGTCCGTGGTGAAAGCGCACGCCTTTTCGCAGATGAAAGCGCCAGGTCAGGCCGTCCGTGGAGACTTCCCAGTGATGGGCCAGCGCGGGGCGCAGTGGGCTGCCCACGTCCTGCGCGGTCAGGCCATCAAACACCTGGTGCAGCAGCCAGGATTCCAGCGTGACCCAGCTGCGCAGGGGGTCCAGGCTGGTCAGCGGACGGGTGATCAGCAGGCGCAGGCGGTCCTGCCCCGCCGGGCTGGTGTGCAGGCCGAAGAGCTGTCCCACTTCAGGCGGCCTGGTCCACGAAACCGGAAAACCCAGGGTGTTTAGGCGACTCCATTCATCCAGGCGTCCGGCCTGCACCAACGCCGCCGCCAGTGCCCTGATCTCAGGCTCGGCCTGGCCCATGAACGTCAGCTGTGACCACTGCCCCCGCCCCTGTCCCGGCACATAGTGGCAGCGCCCAGCCGCCTGCCAGCGCTGCAAGATACGGCGCGCCGTCTTGGGGCTGCACCCCCACAGGGCCGCCACTTCCGGGACGCGGATTCGGCCACACCGTTGGTCCCCCTGCTCTGCGACCAGCACGGCCCGCAGGGTCAGCCAGGGCCAGTCGGGAGTGGGCGATGAAGGGAGAGACTTAAAAGGGGACAGAGCAGGCATCTCTTGGGACTTTTTACCACCTTTGGCTCCGGCGCATACTGCCGGGCATGTGGCAGAGCCTGCACCCCAACATCAAAGTCCGCATCATCACGTCCTTTTTGGCGCGGCTGGTAGGTGGGGCCGTGTTTCCGCTGCTGGCGATCTACTTTACGGAACACCTTGGCGCAGGGCTGGCCGGGCTGCTGCTGGGGCTGCTGGTGGCGGTGCAGTTCGTGGCGGGGCTGTACGGTGGGCACCTGGCCGACCTGTGGGGCCGCCGCCGCACACTGCTGCTGGGCGAAGGGCTGAAGGTGGTGTCGTTCGCCGCGCTGCTGGCCGCCAACGTGGATGGCATCTATCCCTACCTGACCTTTGCCGCGGTGTGCCTGAACAACGTGGCAGGCGGCCTGGTCAATCCGGCTTCGGAGGCGATGCTGGTGGACGTGTCCACCGAGGAAAGCCGGACCTTCATGTACGCGGTAAACTACTGGGCCATCAATGCCAGCCTGCTGGTGGGTACGCTGCTGGGTGGCTGGCTGTACCGCGACCACTTCCCGCTGCTGCTGGGCGGGCTGCTGGTGATGTCGCTGGTGATTCTGTCTGTATCCTGGCGCTTCCTGACCGAGACACGGGCCGGGCAACGCGGCGCAGCGGTGCGTTCACAGCTGGGGCTGAAGCCGCTGCTGGGCAGCTACGCGGTAGTGGCCCGTGACCCGGCCTTTTTGCTCTTCACGGCGGGCGGCATTGCGATTCTCGCCATTGAGTTCTCGCGGGGCAACTGGGCCGCCGTGCATCTGGCGCAGGCCTTCGCGCCGCTGAACATAGGCGGACAACTGATTGACGGGGTGCGGGCCATGAGCCTCCTGACAGCGCTGAATACGGCACTGGTGGTCCTCCTGACTGCCCCAGTGACCGCCTGGGTGCAGAAGCGTCCACTGGAACCCACCATGTACGCCGGATTCGTCCTGTTCGCGGCAGGCTTTGCGGCCCTGGCCTGGTCCACGTCGCTGCCGCTGCTGCTGGCCGCCACGGTGGTCCTGACCCTGGGCGAACTGATGTATGTACCGACCCGCCAGACCCGCCTGGCCGACCTGATGCCCGCAGATGGACGCGGCGCTTACCTGGCAGTGAACGGGCAACTGTTCACCCTGGCCAAATGGGTCGCCACGCTGGGTATTCCACTGGGCGCGGCCTACGGCGGGGGCCTGATGGCGGCGCTGACCCTGGCGCTGGGGCTGGCCGGGGTAGGGCTGACGGCGGCGGGGCTGCGGCGCTCTAGGCTGGTCAGGCTGCAGGCCGGGGTTTAGCGAGCATGGCGCCGCCTGTCCTTACGCTGCTCTAGACTGACCCACATGAGTCCCCGTAATCCTCCCCAGGTCGGTCAGCGCAGCGGCAACCGGGCCACTCGCACAGATGCGCAGGCCGTGACCCTCAAACCCCAGGCCGTCCGGCGTATTGCCGGGCGCTACCCTTTCGGCCATCAGAAAGACATCGCGGACGCTCCGGAAGGGCTGGAACCGGGGGCCGTGGTGACGGTGCGCGGCCCGGACGGCAGTTTCGTGGGACGTGGGTACTGGAATGCCGGTGGAGCCACTCCACTGCGGCTTCTGACCTGGCAGGACGAGCAAATCGGACTGGACTTTTACCGCCGCCGAGTGCGTGAAGCGCTGGCCCGCCGCGAGGGCCGCGTCACCGGAACGAATGCCCTGCGCGTGCTGCACGCCGAGGCCGACGGGATGCCCGGCGTGGTGGCGGATCAGTTCGGGGACGTGCTGAGCGTGCAGCTGCGCAACGCGGGGGTGGAAAGCCACCGCGACCACATCCTGCGGGCACTGCGCGAAGAAACCGGAGCCACGGCAGCCTTTGAGCGCAGCGACACGGGCGAGCGCCGCAAGGAAGGCCTGGACCTGACCAGTGGGGCACTCTGGGGCGAGCTGCCGGACGAAGTGGAGTTCTTTGAGGACGACCTGCGGCTGTCCTTCCGGCCACTCGAAGCCCAGAAAACCGGCTTTTTCCTGGATCAGCGCGACAACCGCCGCCTGATGCGCTCGCTGGTGAGTGCGGGACAGAGCTTTCTGGACGTGTATTCCTACACCGGATCGTTCAGTCTGCACGCCGCCAAAGCCGGGGCCAGAGCGGTCGCCATCGACAAGGATCAGGTGGCACTGGCGACCCTGGAGGGTGTGGCCCGCCGCAACGGGGTGAGCGTGGGGGTGCGCTGGGGAGACGCGCTGGAACAACTCAGCGCCCTGCAAAAAGAGAAGCGCCGCTTTGACGCCGCTGTGTTCGACCCCCCCACCCTCGCCAAGCGCAAAGACGACCTGCCCCGCGCCAAGAAGATCTTCACTGACGGCGTAGGTCAGGTGCTGGACATGCTGAATCCCGGCGGACACCTGCTGGTCAGCACCTGCGCGCACTACATCGGGGTCAATGACCTGCTGGACGCCTCGCGGGTGGCAGCCGGGCAGGCGGGCTGCGGGGCTGAAGTGGTCGCCATCACCTACCAGCCCGCCGATCACCCTCACCGACTGAGCGTGCCTGAAAGCCTCTATCTCAAGAGCTTGCTGCTGCGTAAAGAAGACTGAGATGCTGGGATCACTGTCAGGGCCGGTGCAGGCCGGGATATGGGGGCTGGTTTCGGGCTCGGCGCTGCTGCTGGGCGCGCTGATCGGGCTGCGGTTCAACTTGCCCCGGCGCTGGGTGGCCGCCGTCATGGCGTTCGGGTCCGGCGTGCTGATTTCCGCCCTGGCCTTTGAGCTGATGGAAGAAGCGTACTTACGCGACGGCCTGACTTCCACCAGCCTGGGATTTCTGGGTGGAGCCGTGCTGTACACTGCCGCCACCACCCTGCTGGAGCGCTGGCAGGGCAACAGCGGCGACAAGGAAGATCAGGAAAGCGGGTCCGCCTTCGTGGCCGGCGCACTGATTGACGGGATTCCCGAATCCATCGTGGTCGGGCTCTCTCTACTCTCAGGCGGCGCGGTCAGTCTGGTTACAGTGATCGCCATTTTCCTCAGCAACATCCCAGAAGGGCTGTCTGGGGCCACTGGGATGAAACAAAACCACCGCCCAGGTCAGATCGTGCTGCTGTGGACCGGGGTCACGTTGCTGCTGGGGCTTGCCTCGCTGCTGGGGTATACCGCCTTTGACCACGCCCCGGCCAGCGTGGTGGCGGCCACCACCGCCGTCGCGGCGGGCGGCATCCTCGCCATGCTGGTCAACACGATGATTCCCGAAGCCTTCAAAGAAGAGCACAACTGGTCAGGACTCATTGCCGCGCTGGGCTTCTTGGTGTCGTTCGCGCTGAGCAAGCTGGGCGGCGGATGACCCTGGCGCTTTACCGTGGCGGCGCTGGTGCTGGCTCCGGCCGTATGGTGGGCGTATCCGGATGTCCCAGCAACCGAAGCCTAATGGGTCAGGCCAGCGCCAGGCGGCACAAAAAGTTGAGATTTTACCGTCACGTCACCTGCAAAATCAGGCATAGTGCCAGACGATGAACTTTCAGGAATATTCGGCCAAACAGGCCCAGCGGCAGGCGTCCCAGGAGCATGAGACGCTGCGCCGCCCGCTGGATTTCACTCCCTTTGAAGCCAGTCTGGCCGGATTGGATGCTGAG
The sequence above is a segment of the Deinococcus radiophilus genome. Coding sequences within it:
- a CDS encoding ABC transporter substrate-binding protein; the encoded protein is MPALSPFKSLPSSPTPDWPWLTLRAVLVAEQGDQRCGRIRVPEVAALWGCSPKTARRILQRWQAAGRCHYVPGQGRGQWSQLTFMGQAEPEIRALAAALVQAGRLDEWSRLNTLGFPVSWTRPPEVGQLFGLHTSPAGQDRLRLLITRPLTSLDPLRSWVTLESWLLHQVFDGLTAQDVGSPLRPALAHHWEVSTDGLTWRFHLRKGVRFHHGRRLTAEDAAFTLRRVTAEAAWSLPGLADVTALDDWTLQLKLCRPDPLLPHRLAQTPLLIQPADAPAQGMELCGTGPFCFSAFAGGLRLRAFDGHYAGRPLLDEAEFFYAPPGTAGGVVELQGAEAIPPQTRTEVERGVQFLIWNARRPAAHDPALRLALAELHDVQTFWQETGRTAQPLATSFFPEFSAQRPARERSLERARRQLEDALLPVPPLTLYVLPYPEARAEAEWLVARAAALGLQISVEVFGLDDERQLDQHADLVLMGEVAGADTALSFWTAMHSPQLLFRRLLPATLLAEVEAALSGLGQDEQSQRAAITAAEGMLQVSGWVNLTHHRVKQASLSAGLRGAAPDIYGRVGLRGLWVNRWPLEN
- a CDS encoding MDR family MFS transporter, which produces MWQSLHPNIKVRIITSFLARLVGGAVFPLLAIYFTEHLGAGLAGLLLGLLVAVQFVAGLYGGHLADLWGRRRTLLLGEGLKVVSFAALLAANVDGIYPYLTFAAVCLNNVAGGLVNPASEAMLVDVSTEESRTFMYAVNYWAINASLLVGTLLGGWLYRDHFPLLLGGLLVMSLVILSVSWRFLTETRAGQRGAAVRSQLGLKPLLGSYAVVARDPAFLLFTAGGIAILAIEFSRGNWAAVHLAQAFAPLNIGGQLIDGVRAMSLLTALNTALVVLLTAPVTAWVQKRPLEPTMYAGFVLFAAGFAALAWSTSLPLLLAATVVLTLGELMYVPTRQTRLADLMPADGRGAYLAVNGQLFTLAKWVATLGIPLGAAYGGGLMAALTLALGLAGVGLTAAGLRRSRLVRLQAGV
- a CDS encoding class I SAM-dependent rRNA methyltransferase, producing MSPRNPPQVGQRSGNRATRTDAQAVTLKPQAVRRIAGRYPFGHQKDIADAPEGLEPGAVVTVRGPDGSFVGRGYWNAGGATPLRLLTWQDEQIGLDFYRRRVREALARREGRVTGTNALRVLHAEADGMPGVVADQFGDVLSVQLRNAGVESHRDHILRALREETGATAAFERSDTGERRKEGLDLTSGALWGELPDEVEFFEDDLRLSFRPLEAQKTGFFLDQRDNRRLMRSLVSAGQSFLDVYSYTGSFSLHAAKAGARAVAIDKDQVALATLEGVARRNGVSVGVRWGDALEQLSALQKEKRRFDAAVFDPPTLAKRKDDLPRAKKIFTDGVGQVLDMLNPGGHLLVSTCAHYIGVNDLLDASRVAAGQAGCGAEVVAITYQPADHPHRLSVPESLYLKSLLLRKED
- a CDS encoding ZIP family metal transporter is translated as MLGSLSGPVQAGIWGLVSGSALLLGALIGLRFNLPRRWVAAVMAFGSGVLISALAFELMEEAYLRDGLTSTSLGFLGGAVLYTAATTLLERWQGNSGDKEDQESGSAFVAGALIDGIPESIVVGLSLLSGGAVSLVTVIAIFLSNIPEGLSGATGMKQNHRPGQIVLLWTGVTLLLGLASLLGYTAFDHAPASVVAATTAVAAGGILAMLVNTMIPEAFKEEHNWSGLIAALGFLVSFALSKLGGG